Part of the Nostoc sp. ATCC 53789 genome, ACTTCTCGCCGTAATGCTCTGAAATCAGTTTGCTTATTTTTTCTGTCAGCTAGGAGAATACCTTTCAAGAGCAAGTTGAATTAACCGATCAACTAATTCTGGAAAGGAGACTCCACTATGGGCCCAGAGTTGGGGATACATACTCGTCGCCGTAAACCCTGGCAACGTATTGATTTCATTAATCAAAACCTCTTGTGTCGCTTCCACATAGAAGAAATCGACCCTTGCCAATCCCGCAGCATCAACAGCTGCAAAGGCTTCCAAAGCCATGTCCTGAATTTTACGAGCGATCGCATCTGGAATCAGTGCTGGAATCAGTAAATCTGCCCGACCTTCTGTATATTTAGTTTCATAATCATAAAAATCACTATCATAACTAATCTCTCCAACGACAGAGGCTTGGGGTTGATCGTTGCCTAAAACAGCACACTCAACTTCCCTGGCGACGACACCAGCTTCTACAACCAGTCTTCGGTCATAACTGGCGGCATTATCTAAGGCGGCTTCTAATTCTTGGCGCGATCGCACTTTGGCAATCCCCACTGATGAACCCAAATTAGCAGGTTTGACAAAAGCGGGATAACCTAATGCTGCCTCAATCTCATCACACAGTTTCGGAAAAACGCAAGGATTAGACCAAACTTGCGCTCTAGTTATCGCTTTATATTTTACCTGTGCTAGTCCCGCTTGCTCAAAGGCCATTTTCATGGCAATTTTATCCATCCCCATCGCCGAACCTAACACCCCAGAACCAACAAAGGGGACTTGCATCAAAGTTAATAACCCTTGAATTGTCCCGTCTTCACCGTTGGGACCGTGGAGAACGGGAAACCAAATATCCACTTGGGCAACTTGAGAGGGAGATTCCCATTTACTTAGGGTTTGGGCTTGAGGATTGGATGTCAGATTTCCCTCAGAAGTTGATTGTTCAGCTTCCAAAAGCGGACTGCCTGTTTCTAAAACCTTTTGGGGTACTTCTCCCGCTAGCCAGCGTCCATCTTTTTGGATGTAAAAAGGAAGTATTTCGTACTTACTAGCATTTTCCTCTGCACTCAGGGCTTTAGCGATCGCCCGTGCTGATTTGATTGAAACTTCATGTTCTCCCGAACGACCGCCAAACAGTAACCCCACCCGCAGCTTAGTCATTTTCGGTTCCTCGACACTTCTCAAGCAGATAGCGTATCACAACCTACAAAAATTGCCATATTTTTCTATATTATTTTTTGCCCCTTCAACGAAGAGGCAGGGAGCAGGGAAGGATTAGGGGACGAGGGGGACGAGGGGGACAAGGAGGAATTATTGAACAAGTCTCTTCCTTGTCTCCCCCCTCTTCCTTGTCTCCCTTGTCTCTTCTCTATGCCCCATGCCCCCTGCCTTCAATTAAAACAATCGTGTTGTCAGCTACAGTAATATTCCAGGAAAATGGGCAACAATATTGATCAATAACTAGAAATGCAGCCCTACCTGTAAAAGATGCTGCCGTTTCATGAAACCCAGAATTATTGTTTGCGGCTTAGGACGTACCGGATATAAAACCTTTCGTTTGCTGAGACATCAGGGAGCCTTCGTTGTTGGCATTCATCACCAATCTATCCCTGGCGAAACCGCAGGAGATGTGATTGTTGGCGATTTACAAGCAGCTTCTACCCTAACAGCAGCAGGAATTCAACAGGCACACACTATAGTCATCGCTGGCTCTAAAGATGCTCTGAATTTGTCTATTATGATGCAAGCGCGGGTGCTGAATCCTCAGATTCGGATTA contains:
- a CDS encoding D-alanine--D-alanine ligase family protein — its product is MTKLRVGLLFGGRSGEHEVSIKSARAIAKALSAEENASKYEILPFYIQKDGRWLAGEVPQKVLETGSPLLEAEQSTSEGNLTSNPQAQTLSKWESPSQVAQVDIWFPVLHGPNGEDGTIQGLLTLMQVPFVGSGVLGSAMGMDKIAMKMAFEQAGLAQVKYKAITRAQVWSNPCVFPKLCDEIEAALGYPAFVKPANLGSSVGIAKVRSRQELEAALDNAASYDRRLVVEAGVVAREVECAVLGNDQPQASVVGEISYDSDFYDYETKYTEGRADLLIPALIPDAIARKIQDMALEAFAAVDAAGLARVDFFYVEATQEVLINEINTLPGFTATSMYPQLWAHSGVSFPELVDRLIQLALERYSPS